A portion of the Acidisoma sp. PAMC 29798 genome contains these proteins:
- a CDS encoding aldose 1-epimerase family protein translates to MSDHNGEDRHILSNGQITAAILAQGAELVSLQDAGGHEFLWQAGPAWPRHSPVLFPIVGRLENDGYRHAGQDYRLTQHGFARDRRFTWLLREQTVCVLRLEDDPESHIIYPYPFKLEITYRLEGDALTVCYALANSGETVLPAALGAHPAFIWPILPGIAKEAHELRFARDETLPIHGVAGGLLTTAMKPSPVHDHVLALEPDLFAEDALVFTQPASRSVRFSARGTPVIAVSWEGFEQLGVWSKPSGGDFLCIEPWHGYASPEGFTGDLTDKPGMMLLPPGTRRDLSWTVRLLPAEG, encoded by the coding sequence ATGAGCGATCATAACGGCGAAGACCGGCACATCCTGTCCAACGGGCAGATCACGGCGGCCATTCTGGCCCAGGGCGCAGAACTCGTGTCCTTGCAGGATGCCGGTGGTCATGAATTCCTGTGGCAGGCCGGCCCTGCATGGCCCCGCCATTCACCGGTGCTGTTCCCCATCGTGGGCCGCCTGGAGAACGACGGCTATCGCCATGCCGGGCAAGACTACCGTCTGACGCAGCACGGCTTCGCACGCGATCGCCGCTTCACCTGGCTGCTGCGGGAACAGACCGTCTGCGTGCTGCGGCTGGAGGACGATCCCGAAAGCCACATAATCTATCCCTATCCGTTCAAGCTGGAGATCACCTATCGGCTGGAGGGCGATGCCCTCACGGTCTGCTACGCCCTCGCCAATTCCGGGGAAACCGTGCTGCCGGCCGCGCTGGGCGCCCACCCCGCCTTCATCTGGCCGATCCTGCCGGGGATCGCGAAGGAGGCGCATGAGCTTCGCTTCGCACGCGACGAAACCCTGCCCATCCATGGGGTTGCGGGCGGGTTGCTGACGACGGCGATGAAACCCTCCCCAGTTCATGACCACGTTCTGGCCCTGGAGCCTGACCTGTTCGCGGAGGACGCGCTAGTCTTCACCCAGCCCGCCAGCCGCTCGGTGCGCTTTTCGGCGCGTGGCACGCCGGTGATCGCAGTGTCCTGGGAAGGATTTGAGCAACTCGGCGTTTGGTCCAAGCCGAGCGGCGGGGATTTCCTCTGCATCGAGCCGTGGCACGGCTATGCGAGCCCCGAGGGTTTCACAGGCGACCTGACCGACAAGCCGGGCATGATGCTGCTGCCGCCCGGCACGCGACGTGACCTGTCCTGGACCGTGCGGTTGCTGCCGGCCGAGGGCTGA
- a CDS encoding AraC family transcriptional regulator, with product MDPLSDVLSLLKPRSYAAGGLNFGGAWSVQFHRHEGIKCYALVSGRCWLAVEGVADPVRLTAGDCFLLPGGRPFRLASDLTLPPISAEAIFAGPRKGNVAIHNGGGDFFLTGSFFTLDGNHASILLGALPPIVHIQKEADRAALRWSMERMREELQQQQPGGFLLAQHLAHMMLVQALRLHLAEGMRGGVGWLFALADKQMSAAINAMHRDPAQAWTVQALADQVGMSRSTFALKFKATVGSSPMEYLSRWRMALAGDRLATSNDPVSVIALSLGYESESAFSTAFKRIMGCSPRQYSRGGTAIDPDQRAQAAD from the coding sequence ATGGATCCCCTTTCTGACGTGCTGTCACTGCTGAAGCCGCGGTCCTACGCCGCCGGAGGCCTGAACTTCGGCGGCGCGTGGTCGGTCCAATTCCACCGCCATGAGGGCATCAAATGCTACGCGTTGGTGTCCGGCCGATGCTGGCTTGCGGTCGAGGGTGTCGCGGATCCGGTGCGGCTCACCGCCGGGGACTGCTTCCTGCTGCCGGGGGGCCGACCCTTCCGGCTTGCCAGTGATCTGACACTCCCACCCATTTCGGCCGAGGCGATTTTCGCCGGACCACGAAAGGGGAACGTCGCCATCCACAATGGCGGTGGGGATTTCTTTCTCACCGGCAGCTTCTTCACCCTTGATGGCAATCACGCGAGCATCTTGCTGGGGGCGCTGCCGCCCATCGTGCATATCCAGAAGGAAGCGGATCGGGCGGCGCTGCGCTGGTCCATGGAGCGCATGCGGGAGGAATTGCAGCAGCAGCAGCCCGGCGGCTTCCTGCTCGCCCAACACCTCGCCCATATGATGCTGGTGCAGGCCCTGCGGCTCCATTTGGCGGAGGGGATGCGCGGCGGCGTCGGTTGGCTCTTCGCCCTTGCGGATAAGCAAATGAGTGCCGCGATCAACGCCATGCACCGCGATCCGGCGCAGGCCTGGACCGTGCAGGCGCTGGCAGACCAGGTCGGCATGTCCCGATCAACCTTCGCGCTGAAGTTCAAGGCAACGGTGGGGTCGTCCCCCATGGAGTATCTGTCGCGCTGGCGCATGGCTTTGGCGGGAGACAGGCTGGCGACGTCCAACGACCCCGTGTCGGTCATTGCCCTATCGCTCGGCTACGAGTCCGAAAGTGCCTTCAGCACCGCGTTCAAAAGGATCATGGGCTGTTCACCCCGCCAATATAGTCGCGGCGGAACAGCCATCGACCCCGATCAGCGCGCGCAAGCGGCCGACTGA